Proteins encoded in a region of the Prunus persica cultivar Lovell chromosome G4, Prunus_persica_NCBIv2, whole genome shotgun sequence genome:
- the LOC18781413 gene encoding isoeugenol synthase 1, with amino-acid sequence MMACEKSKILIIGATGYLGKYMLKASVSLGHPTYAYVRPIKPKTDSSKLLLHKEFEAMGATIFQGELDDHEKLVKAVEQVDVVISTVAVPQHLEQLKLIKAMKDAGNIKRFIPSEFGNEVDRVSGLPPFEALLDNKRKIRRAIEAAGIPYTYVSANSFGAYFVDYLLHPREKTNHQVTVYGTGEAKAVLNYEEDVATYTIKAATDPRVANRVIVYRPQGNIVSQLDLISSWEKKTGCTLTRSYVPEEEILKLSETLPSPDNIAVSILHNIFIKGDQMSFELTENDLEASELYPDYKYTSIDSFLDICLVDPPKPKLAAFE; translated from the exons ATGATGGCTTGTGAAAAGAGCAAGATACTCATAATCGGAGCCACAGGTTACCTTGGCAAATACATGTTGAAGGCAAGCGTCTCTTTGGGACATCCAACCTATGCCTACGTGAGACCAATCAAACCCAAAACCGATTCTTCCAAGCTTCTTCTGCACAAAGAATTTGAAGCCATGGGAGCCACCATCTTCCAA GGTGAACTGGATGATCATGAAAAGCTAGTCAAAGCAGTTGAGCAAGTTGACGTTGTAATATCCACGGTGGCTGTCCCTCAACATCTCGAACAGCTGAAACTAATCAAGGCCATGAAAGATGCTGGAAATATAAAG AGATTTATTCCGTCAGAATTTGGAAATGAAGTTGACAGAGTAAGTGGGCTGCCGCCTTTCGAGGCTTTACTTGATAACAAAAGGAAGATCAGAAGGGCGATCGAAGCAGCAGGAATTCCATATACTTATGTGTCTGCAAACTCATTTGGTGCATATTTTGTTGATTATTTGCTTCATCCTCgtgaaaaaacaaaccaccAAGTCACTGTTTATGGCACTGGTGAAGCCAAAG CCGTGTTGAACTATGAGGAAGATGTTGCTACCTACACAATAAAAGCAGCAACAGATCCAAGGGTTGCCAACCGTGTCATCGTTTACAGGCCACAAGGAAACATTGTGTCCCAGTTggatttgatttcttcttgGGAGAAGAAGACAGGATGCACTCTTACAAGGAGCTATGTCCCAGAAGAAGAAATACTCAAGCTCTCTGAGA CCCTCCCTTCCCCGGACAACATAGCGGTGTCAATTCTGCACAACATATTCATTAAAGGAGATCAAATGAGTTTTGAACTAACAGAAAATGACCTAGAGGCCTCCGAGTTATATCCTGATTACAAGTACACTTCCATTGATAGCTTCCTCGACATTTGCCTGGTGGATCCTCCCAAGCCAAAATTAGCAGCATTTGAATGA
- the LOC18779392 gene encoding protein MAIN-LIKE 2 isoform X2 — protein MGSTIDPGPIDISVLYDQDNHISSAIWDGQERGVLRCHEHSSMLEQWKLTAKQIELVEKAGFGYFRTIPTISLDNSLISALVERWRRETNTFHLPVGEMTITLEDVVLLLGLPVDGKPVMGVTRTPGKVCENLLGKVPEDLNGGMVKLTWLKECFSKCPEDAPVEETERHTRAYLLYLVGCTIFSTTTGNKVSVMYLPLFEKFDEAGKFAWGAAALAFLYRALGNASLKSQSTISGSLTLLQCWSYYRLNVGNPKFNDEPNDGCFPFALRWKGRASGPRSNSNIVSYRKALDSLQPSDVKWLPYKDLDSSSSVGDIKESLILRASKTVLICFDKAERHLPDRCLRQFGMLQPVPMDVPRWERKIRALDQGSDLSKETDLQLKGKNQAELREWLERRLRIVQVEEVVDEIKYMEWYERITRKFVGRPESLESEFQRIVAAMREIADIADSFPADRMDSRDRKSLDEIKNAAHKSLMDLVGDSKKGRRKIATKRKREDDPTIKDDY, from the exons ATGGGGTCAACTATAGAtcctggaccaatcgatatttcTGTACTGTACGATCAAGATAACCATATTTCTTCAGCAATCTGGGATGGACAG GAACGTGGTGTGCTTAGATGCCATGAACACAGTTCAATGCTTGAACAATGGAAGCTCACAGCTAAACAAATTGAATTGGTTGAGAAAGCTGGTTTTGGGTACTTTAGAACAATTCCAACGATTAGCCTTGACAATTCACTTATCTCGGCACTAGTTGAGAGGTGGAGGAGAGAAACAAATACATTTCATTTGCCTGTTGGAGAAATGACCATAACACTTGAAGATGTTGTACTGTTACTTGGGCTACCAGTTGATGGAAAACCAGTTATGGGTGTAACAAGGACACCCGGAAAAGTATGCGAAAATTTACTAGGGAAAGTTCCGGAAGACCTAAATGGTGGAATGGTGAAGCTAACTTGGTTGAAAGAGTGCTTTTCTAAATGTCCTGAAGATGCACCAGTTGAAGAGACTGAGCGTCATACGCGTGCTTATCTCCTATACCTGGTTGGTTGTACAATATTTTCCACAACAACTGGAAACAAAGTCTCTGTAATGTATCTTCCATTGTTTGAAAAGTTCGATGAAGCTGGAAAGTTTGCATGGGGTGCTGCAGCTTTGGCATTCCTCTACAGAGCTCTTGGTAATGCCTCCCTTAAATCTCAAAGCACTATAAGTGGTTCTTTGACACTACTGCAG tGTTGGAGTTATTATCGCCTCAATGTTGGAAATCCGAAGTTCAATGACGAACCAAATGATGGTTGCTTTCCATTTGCACTTCGGTGGAAAGGAAGAGCAAGTGGACCAAGATCAAACAGCAATATAGTTTCCTACCGCAAAGCCTTAGATTCCCTTCAACCTTCAGAT GTTAAGTGGCTCCCATACAAAGATTTggactcttcttcttcagtggGAGATATAAAAGAGAGTTTGATTTTACGGGCCTCAAAAACTGTGCTAATATGTTTTGACAAGGCTGAGAGACACCTCCCTGATCGTTGCCTCAGGCAGTTTGGCATGCTTCAACCAGTCCCAATGGATGTTCCGCGATGGGAGAGGAAGATTCGTGCACTTGATCAGGGTTCAGACTTGTCAAAGGAAACAGATTTGCAGcttaaaggaaaaaatcaagcagagctTAGGGAATGGTTGGAGCGTCGACTTCGGATTGTACAAGTTGAGGAAGTTGTGGATGAAATCAAGTACATGGAGTGGTATGAGAGAATTACTCGAAAGTTTGTTGGGAGGCCTGAATCTTTAGAATCCGAGTTTCAGAGAATA GTTGCTGCCATGAGAGAAATTGCAGATATAGCTGATTCATTTCCCGCAGATCGAATGGATTCCCGAGATAGGAAGTCACTTGATGAGATCAAGAACGCAGCACATAAAAGTCTGATGGATTTGGTTGGAGACTCAAAGAAGGGTAGACGTAAGATTGCCACGAAACGTAAAAGGGAGGATGATCCAACTATCAAGGATGACTACTAG
- the LOC18779392 gene encoding protein MAIN-LIKE 2 isoform X3, protein MDRTLQERGVLRCHEHSSMLEQWKLTAKQIELVEKAGFGYFRTIPTISLDNSLISALVERWRRETNTFHLPVGEMTITLEDVVLLLGLPVDGKPVMGVTRTPGKVCENLLGKVPEDLNGGMVKLTWLKECFSKCPEDAPVEETERHTRAYLLYLVGCTIFSTTTGNKVSVMYLPLFEKFDEAGKFAWGAAALAFLYRALGNASLKSQSTISGSLTLLQCWSYYRLNVGNPKFNDEPNDGCFPFALRWKGRASGPRSNSNIVSYRKALDSLQPSDVKWLPYKDLDSSSSVGDIKESLILRASKTVLICFDKAERHLPDRCLRQFGMLQPVPMDVPRWERKIRALDQGSDLSKETDLQLKGKNQAELREWLERRLRIVQVEEVVDEIKYMEWYERITRKFVGRPESLESEFQRIVAAMREIADIADSFPADRMDSRDRKSLDEIKNAAHKSLMDLVGDSKKGRRKIATKRKREDDPTIKDDY, encoded by the exons ATGGACAG AACTTTACAGGAACGTGGTGTGCTTAGATGCCATGAACACAGTTCAATGCTTGAACAATGGAAGCTCACAGCTAAACAAATTGAATTGGTTGAGAAAGCTGGTTTTGGGTACTTTAGAACAATTCCAACGATTAGCCTTGACAATTCACTTATCTCGGCACTAGTTGAGAGGTGGAGGAGAGAAACAAATACATTTCATTTGCCTGTTGGAGAAATGACCATAACACTTGAAGATGTTGTACTGTTACTTGGGCTACCAGTTGATGGAAAACCAGTTATGGGTGTAACAAGGACACCCGGAAAAGTATGCGAAAATTTACTAGGGAAAGTTCCGGAAGACCTAAATGGTGGAATGGTGAAGCTAACTTGGTTGAAAGAGTGCTTTTCTAAATGTCCTGAAGATGCACCAGTTGAAGAGACTGAGCGTCATACGCGTGCTTATCTCCTATACCTGGTTGGTTGTACAATATTTTCCACAACAACTGGAAACAAAGTCTCTGTAATGTATCTTCCATTGTTTGAAAAGTTCGATGAAGCTGGAAAGTTTGCATGGGGTGCTGCAGCTTTGGCATTCCTCTACAGAGCTCTTGGTAATGCCTCCCTTAAATCTCAAAGCACTATAAGTGGTTCTTTGACACTACTGCAG tGTTGGAGTTATTATCGCCTCAATGTTGGAAATCCGAAGTTCAATGACGAACCAAATGATGGTTGCTTTCCATTTGCACTTCGGTGGAAAGGAAGAGCAAGTGGACCAAGATCAAACAGCAATATAGTTTCCTACCGCAAAGCCTTAGATTCCCTTCAACCTTCAGAT GTTAAGTGGCTCCCATACAAAGATTTggactcttcttcttcagtggGAGATATAAAAGAGAGTTTGATTTTACGGGCCTCAAAAACTGTGCTAATATGTTTTGACAAGGCTGAGAGACACCTCCCTGATCGTTGCCTCAGGCAGTTTGGCATGCTTCAACCAGTCCCAATGGATGTTCCGCGATGGGAGAGGAAGATTCGTGCACTTGATCAGGGTTCAGACTTGTCAAAGGAAACAGATTTGCAGcttaaaggaaaaaatcaagcagagctTAGGGAATGGTTGGAGCGTCGACTTCGGATTGTACAAGTTGAGGAAGTTGTGGATGAAATCAAGTACATGGAGTGGTATGAGAGAATTACTCGAAAGTTTGTTGGGAGGCCTGAATCTTTAGAATCCGAGTTTCAGAGAATA GTTGCTGCCATGAGAGAAATTGCAGATATAGCTGATTCATTTCCCGCAGATCGAATGGATTCCCGAGATAGGAAGTCACTTGATGAGATCAAGAACGCAGCACATAAAAGTCTGATGGATTTGGTTGGAGACTCAAAGAAGGGTAGACGTAAGATTGCCACGAAACGTAAAAGGGAGGATGATCCAACTATCAAGGATGACTACTAG
- the LOC18779392 gene encoding protein MAIN-LIKE 2 isoform X1 codes for MAWMGSTIDPGPIDISVLYDQDNHISSAIWDGQERGVLRCHEHSSMLEQWKLTAKQIELVEKAGFGYFRTIPTISLDNSLISALVERWRRETNTFHLPVGEMTITLEDVVLLLGLPVDGKPVMGVTRTPGKVCENLLGKVPEDLNGGMVKLTWLKECFSKCPEDAPVEETERHTRAYLLYLVGCTIFSTTTGNKVSVMYLPLFEKFDEAGKFAWGAAALAFLYRALGNASLKSQSTISGSLTLLQCWSYYRLNVGNPKFNDEPNDGCFPFALRWKGRASGPRSNSNIVSYRKALDSLQPSDVKWLPYKDLDSSSSVGDIKESLILRASKTVLICFDKAERHLPDRCLRQFGMLQPVPMDVPRWERKIRALDQGSDLSKETDLQLKGKNQAELREWLERRLRIVQVEEVVDEIKYMEWYERITRKFVGRPESLESEFQRIVAAMREIADIADSFPADRMDSRDRKSLDEIKNAAHKSLMDLVGDSKKGRRKIATKRKREDDPTIKDDY; via the exons A tGGCTTGGATGGGGTCAACTATAGAtcctggaccaatcgatatttcTGTACTGTACGATCAAGATAACCATATTTCTTCAGCAATCTGGGATGGACAG GAACGTGGTGTGCTTAGATGCCATGAACACAGTTCAATGCTTGAACAATGGAAGCTCACAGCTAAACAAATTGAATTGGTTGAGAAAGCTGGTTTTGGGTACTTTAGAACAATTCCAACGATTAGCCTTGACAATTCACTTATCTCGGCACTAGTTGAGAGGTGGAGGAGAGAAACAAATACATTTCATTTGCCTGTTGGAGAAATGACCATAACACTTGAAGATGTTGTACTGTTACTTGGGCTACCAGTTGATGGAAAACCAGTTATGGGTGTAACAAGGACACCCGGAAAAGTATGCGAAAATTTACTAGGGAAAGTTCCGGAAGACCTAAATGGTGGAATGGTGAAGCTAACTTGGTTGAAAGAGTGCTTTTCTAAATGTCCTGAAGATGCACCAGTTGAAGAGACTGAGCGTCATACGCGTGCTTATCTCCTATACCTGGTTGGTTGTACAATATTTTCCACAACAACTGGAAACAAAGTCTCTGTAATGTATCTTCCATTGTTTGAAAAGTTCGATGAAGCTGGAAAGTTTGCATGGGGTGCTGCAGCTTTGGCATTCCTCTACAGAGCTCTTGGTAATGCCTCCCTTAAATCTCAAAGCACTATAAGTGGTTCTTTGACACTACTGCAG tGTTGGAGTTATTATCGCCTCAATGTTGGAAATCCGAAGTTCAATGACGAACCAAATGATGGTTGCTTTCCATTTGCACTTCGGTGGAAAGGAAGAGCAAGTGGACCAAGATCAAACAGCAATATAGTTTCCTACCGCAAAGCCTTAGATTCCCTTCAACCTTCAGAT GTTAAGTGGCTCCCATACAAAGATTTggactcttcttcttcagtggGAGATATAAAAGAGAGTTTGATTTTACGGGCCTCAAAAACTGTGCTAATATGTTTTGACAAGGCTGAGAGACACCTCCCTGATCGTTGCCTCAGGCAGTTTGGCATGCTTCAACCAGTCCCAATGGATGTTCCGCGATGGGAGAGGAAGATTCGTGCACTTGATCAGGGTTCAGACTTGTCAAAGGAAACAGATTTGCAGcttaaaggaaaaaatcaagcagagctTAGGGAATGGTTGGAGCGTCGACTTCGGATTGTACAAGTTGAGGAAGTTGTGGATGAAATCAAGTACATGGAGTGGTATGAGAGAATTACTCGAAAGTTTGTTGGGAGGCCTGAATCTTTAGAATCCGAGTTTCAGAGAATA GTTGCTGCCATGAGAGAAATTGCAGATATAGCTGATTCATTTCCCGCAGATCGAATGGATTCCCGAGATAGGAAGTCACTTGATGAGATCAAGAACGCAGCACATAAAAGTCTGATGGATTTGGTTGGAGACTCAAAGAAGGGTAGACGTAAGATTGCCACGAAACGTAAAAGGGAGGATGATCCAACTATCAAGGATGACTACTAG